Proteins co-encoded in one Montipora capricornis isolate CH-2021 chromosome 12, ASM3666992v2, whole genome shotgun sequence genomic window:
- the LOC138026896 gene encoding uncharacterized protein produces MNGHTKKISRLLHKHDADIDEHIKNFSSYELSFFQKLALSRGLDFALPQRVSSKEIEAAFEKAFWKLEPGLSEENKELAAASLRSIALNYIERKTPAPPRAMLRAIGQLKKKDDIVITKPDKGSGVVVMDKTDYVRLLRESSISNETKFRPVCAERPKMRGRPPKYFHPLLQKERELAATVERILPKAVASTVIQNGSRLAHLYGLPTTHKRQLAMRPILSATGTYNYKLAKWLDEKLKPLSVNDHTINDVFSFVDALHDMEVDDHSILVSYDVTSLFTNVPVDETIKILAEKAFKDDWFNKQHSLNITKSDLVELLNIATKNQLFQFEGSLYEQIDGVAVGSPLGPLMANTFMCSIEDRLQDQGKLPEFYKRYVDDTLSIMPNVETAKSFLSVLNEIHPSVSFTMELGEHGKLPFLGTEIRKCNGCLETRVYRKPTDTGLLLHYKSHVDVRYKKSLLKTMLDRAFKLSSTWKLFHLECDRLTQTFSRLQYPAQLLQSTISNFVTKKVSDEAISTRACNVNEAPVRIVLPFKDQRSANSARRQLGELGRKIGIDIHAVYTSRKIGHHIKPKEKKPPIINQQRVVYHYKCGLCDANYVGYTCRHLYQRVEEHMKGSSSIGNHIKEQHGTVPSDIYRDFKILRKCESKFDCLIYEMLFIKELKPTLNKQSDSIRAKLFI; encoded by the coding sequence ATGAATGGCCACACTAAGAAGATTTCAAGACTTCTTCACAAACACGATGCTGATATTGATGAACACATCAAGAACTTTTCGTCTTACGAGCTTTCCTTCTTCCAAAAACTAGCGCTAAGTCGCGGTCTTGACTTCGCTCTTCCACAGCGTGTGTCATCTAAGGAAATCGAAGCAGCTTTTGAAAAGGCCTTCTGGAAATTAGAACCGGGGTTGAGcgaagaaaacaaagaattggCGGCTGCATCATTACGTTCCATTGCTTTGAATTACATCGAGCGAAAGACCCCTGCACCACCAAGAGCAATGCTAAGAGCAATAGGCCAATTGAAAAAGAAGGATGACATTGTTATCACAAAGCCAGATAAGGGATCAGGAGTGGTTGTGATGGATAAGACAGATTATGTACGCCTACTGAGAGAGTCCTCCATAAGCAACGAAACCAAGTTTAGACCAGTATGCGCTGAAAGACCCAAAATGAGAGGAAGACCTCCCAAGTATTTCCACCCGCTATTGCAAAAAGAAAGGGAGTTAGCTGCCACTGTAGAAAGAATATTACCCAAGGCAGTTGCTAGCACAGTTATCCAAAATGGTTCGAGACTAGCCCACCTCTATGGCCTGCCAACAACCCACAAACGACAATTAGCAATGCGGCCGATACTCTCGGCAACCGGGACGTATAATTACAAGTTGGCAAAATGGCTTGATGAAAAGCTTAAACCTCTATCAGTGAATGATCATACCATCAATGATGTTTTTAGTTTCGTGGATGCTCTCCATGACATGGAAGTTGACGATCACAGCATCCTTGTTTCATATGACGTAACTTCGCTGTTTACCAATGTCCCTGTTGATGAGACGATAAAAATTTTAGCTGAAAAGGCATTCAAGGACGACTGGTTCAATAAGCAGCatagtctcaacattacaaaatCAGACTTGGTTGAATTGCTGAATATTGCCACCAAGAACCAGCTTTTTCAGTTTGAGGGGAGCTTGTATGAACAAATCGATGGTGTTGCTGTGGGTTCGCCACTTGGACCCCTGATGGCCAACACATTTATGTGCAGTATTGAAGATCGACTTCAGGACCAAGGGAAATTACCCGAGTTCTACAAACGctatgtggatgacacattAAGCATAATGCCCAACGTCGAAACAGCAAAATCATTCCTTTCTGTTCTGAACGAGATCCATCCATCGGTTAGCTTCACCATGGAACTTGGCGAACACGGTAAACTTCCCTTCCTGGGAACGGAGATTCGGAAATGCAATGGTTGCTTGGAGACAAGGGTATACAGAAAACCAACTGACACCGGATTATTGCTGCATTACAAGAGCCACGTCGATGTTAGATACAAGAAGTCATTGCTAAAAACAATGCTGGATCGTGCCTTTAAATTGTCATCTACCTGGAAACTGTTCCACCTGGAATGTGACCGTCTCACACAAACGTTCTCCCGACTTCAGTACCCAGCCCAACTGCTGCAATCGACCATCAGTAATTTTGTCACCAAGAAAGTTTCCGACGAGGCAATTTCCACACGAGCATGTAACGTGAATGAAGCGCCTGTCAGAATAGTGTTACCTTTCAAAGATCAGAGATCGGCTAATTCAGCGCGAAGGCAACTTGGGGAACTGGGCCGAAAAATTGGAATTGATATTCACGCCGTGTATACAAGCCGTAAGATTGGACACCATATCAAACCGAAAGAAAAGAAGCCGCCTATCATAAACCAGCAACGCGTTGTTTACCATTACAAGTGTGGTTTGTGCGATGCAAACTATGTCGGGTATACGTGCCGACACCTCTATCAGCGCGTCGAGGAACACATGAAAGGATCGTCTTCAATCGGGAATCACATTAAAGAGCAACATGGAACAGTCCCGAGTGACATATatcgtgactttaagatcttgagaaagTGCGAAAGTAAATTCGATTGCCTCAtctacgaaatgctttttataaaggAGCTTAaaccaactttgaacaaacagTCAGATTCAATCCGTGCGAAGTTATTTATATAG
- the LOC138027035 gene encoding uncharacterized protein has translation MLRAIGQLKKKDDIVITKPDMGSGVVVMDKTDYVRLLRESSISNETKFRPVCAERPKMRGRPPKYFHPLLQKERELAATVERILPKAVASTVIQNGSRLAHLYGLPKTHKRQLAMRPILSATGTYNYKLAKWLDEKLKPLSVNDHTINDVFSFVDALHDMEVDDHSILVSYDVTSLFTNVPVDETIKILAEKAFKDDWFNKQHSLNITKSDLVELLNIATKNQLFQFEGSLYEQIDGVAVGSPLGPLMANTFMCSIEDRLQDQGKLPEFYKRYVDDTLSIMPNVETAKSFLSVLNEIHPSVSFTMELGEHGKLPFLGTEIRKCNGCLETRVYRKPTDTGLLLHYKSHVDVRYKKSLLKTMLDRAFKLSSTWKLFHLECDRLTQTFSRLQYPAQLLQSTISNFVTKKVSDEAISTRACNVNEAPVRIVLPFKDQRSANSARRQLGELGRKIGIDIHAVYTSRKIGHHIKPKEKKPPIINQQRVVYHYKCGLCDANYVGYTCRHLYQRVEEHMKGSSSIGNHIKEQHGTVPSDIYRDFKILRQCESKFDCLIYEMLFIKELKPTLNKQSDSIRAKLFI, from the coding sequence ATGCTAAGAGCAATCGGCCAATTGAAAAAGAAGGATGACATTGTTATCACAAAGCCAGATATGGGATCAGGAGTGGTTGTGATGGATAAGACAGATTATGTACGCCTACTGAGAGAGTCCTCCATAAGCAACGAAACCAAGTTTAGACCAGTATGCGCTGAAAGACCCAAAATGAGAGGAAGACCTCCCAAGTATTTCCACCCGCTATTGCAAAAAGAAAGGGAGTTAGCTGCCACTGTAGAAAGAATATTACCCAAGGCAGTTGCTAGCACAGTTATCCAAAATGGTTCGAGACTAGCCCACCTCTATGGCCTGCCAAAAACCCACAAACGACAATTAGCAATGCGGCCGATACTCTCGGCAACCGGGACGTATAATTACAAGTTGGCAAAATGGCTTGATGAAAAGCTTAAACCTCTATCAGTGAATGATCATACCATCAATGATGTTTTTAGTTTCGTGGATGCTCTCCATGACATGGAAGTTGACGATCACAGCATCCTTGTTTCATATGACGTAACTTCGCTGTTTACCAATGTCCCTGTTGATGAGACGATAAAAATTTTAGCTGAAAAGGCATTCAAGGACGACTGGTTCAATAAGCAGCatagtctcaacattacaaaatCAGACTTGGTTGAATTGCTGAATATTGCCACCAAGAACCAGCTTTTTCAGTTTGAGGGGAGCTTGTATGAACAAATCGATGGTGTTGCTGTGGGTTCGCCACTTGGACCCCTGATGGCCAACACATTTATGTGCAGTATTGAAGATCGACTTCAGGACCAAGGGAAATTACCCGAGTTCTACAAACGctatgtggatgacacattAAGCATAATGCCCAACGTCGAAACAGCAAAATCATTCCTTTCTGTTCTGAACGAGATCCATCCATCGGTTAGCTTCACCATGGAACTTGGCGAACACGGTAAACTTCCCTTCCTGGGAACGGAGATTCGGAAATGCAATGGTTGCTTGGAGACAAGGGTATACAGAAAACCAACTGACACCGGATTATTGCTGCATTACAAGAGCCACGTCGATGTTAGATACAAGAAGTCATTGCTAAAAACAATGCTGGATCGTGCCTTTAAATTGTCATCTACCTGGAAACTGTTCCACCTGGAATGTGACCGTCTCACACAAACGTTCTCCCGACTTCAGTACCCAGCCCAACTGCTGCAATCGACCATCAGTAATTTTGTCACCAAGAAAGTTTCCGACGAGGCAATTTCCACACGAGCATGTAACGTGAATGAAGCGCCTGTCAGAATAGTGTTACCTTTCAAAGATCAGAGATCGGCTAATTCAGCGCGAAGGCAACTTGGGGAACTGGGCCGAAAAATTGGAATTGATATTCACGCCGTGTATACAAGCCGTAAGATTGGACACCATATCAAACCGAAAGAAAAGAAGCCGCCTATCATAAACCAGCAACGCGTTGTTTACCATTACAAGTGTGGTTTGTGCGATGCAAACTATGTCGGGTATACGTGCCGACACCTCTATCAGCGCGTCGAGGAACACATGAAAGGATCGTCTTCAATCGGGAATCACATTAAAGAGCAACATGGAACAGTCCCGAGTGACATATatcgtgactttaagatcttgagacaGTGCGAAAGTAAATTCGATTGCCTCAtctacgaaatgctttttataaaggAGCTTAaaccaactttgaacaaacagTCAGATTCAATCCGTGCGAAGTTATTTATATAG